In Ahaetulla prasina isolate Xishuangbanna chromosome 6, ASM2864084v1, whole genome shotgun sequence, a single window of DNA contains:
- the MYOZ1 gene encoding myozenin-1 isoform X1 → MPLAGTPAPKKKRKPTKLILELTQEVMPQEGSKLNLGKKISIPRDVMLEELSLLTNRGSKMFKLRQMRVEKFIYENNPDAFTSDSVDHFQRFIPSVGGHYGADSYRYTHSGGRMMSGITVGPYGSIKLQYPPTPPAKPGSKGGAGGTSTGHSEGSAGRGGGVDGSGGGNETGGGKGESKSGSGKGKVSLLKTYISPWERALGVTPQEKSEFSIDFLSNGTKADLCHYKSFNRTAMPYGGYEKAIKLMTFQMPEFDVGPLVPEPLIVYNQEVSNRPSFNRTPIPWLGSGEPTEYNIEVNVPPAGETEEL, encoded by the exons ATGCCTCTTGCAGGAACCCCAGCTcctaaaaagaagagaaaacctACTAAACTCATTTTAGAATTAACCCAAGAAG TCATGCCGCAAGAAGGGTCCAAGCTGAACCTGGGAAAGAAGATCAGCATTCCCAGGGATGTGATGTTAGAAGAACTCTCTCTCCTTACCAACAGGGGATCCAAGATGTTTAAACTTCGACAGATGAGAGTAGAGAAATTCATCTATGAAAACAACCCTGATGCCTTCACCAGCGATTCTGTG GATCACTTCCAGAGGTTTATCCCATCTGTTGGGGGACATTATGGAGCCGATTCCTATAGATACACTCATAGTGGTGGGAGAATGATGAGTGGTATAACTGTAGGACCATACGGATCCATCAAACTGCAgtatcctcccactcctcctgcaAAGCCTGGAAGCAAAGGTGGAGCTGGAGGAACTAGCACTGGCCACAGCGAGGGATCTGCCGGCAGAGGGGGAGGAGTGGATGGAAGTGGAGGTGGAAATGAGACTGGGGGTGGAAAAG GTGAAAGTAAAAGTGGGAGTGGGAAAGGAAAAGTTTCCCTTCTTAAGACCTACATTTCTCCATGGGAAAGAGCCCTAGGCGTTACCCCACAAGAGAAAAGTGAATTCAGCATTGATTTCTTGTCTAATGGCACCAAAGCTGACCTCTGTCATTATAAATCTTTCAACAG AACTGCAATGCCATATGGGGGATATGAGAAGGCAATCAAATTGATGACCttccaaatgcctgaatttgatGTTGGCCCTTTGGTACCCGAGCCTCTTATTGTATATAATCAAGAAGTCTCCAATCGACCCTCCTTTAACAGGACCCCGATACCCTGGCTGGGGTCGGGAGAACCAACTGAATACAACATTGAGGTGAATGTACCACCGGCAGGTGAAACAGAAGAATTATAG
- the MYOZ1 gene encoding myozenin-1 isoform X2, which produces MPQEGSKLNLGKKISIPRDVMLEELSLLTNRGSKMFKLRQMRVEKFIYENNPDAFTSDSVDHFQRFIPSVGGHYGADSYRYTHSGGRMMSGITVGPYGSIKLQYPPTPPAKPGSKGGAGGTSTGHSEGSAGRGGGVDGSGGGNETGGGKGESKSGSGKGKVSLLKTYISPWERALGVTPQEKSEFSIDFLSNGTKADLCHYKSFNRTAMPYGGYEKAIKLMTFQMPEFDVGPLVPEPLIVYNQEVSNRPSFNRTPIPWLGSGEPTEYNIEVNVPPAGETEEL; this is translated from the exons ATGCCGCAAGAAGGGTCCAAGCTGAACCTGGGAAAGAAGATCAGCATTCCCAGGGATGTGATGTTAGAAGAACTCTCTCTCCTTACCAACAGGGGATCCAAGATGTTTAAACTTCGACAGATGAGAGTAGAGAAATTCATCTATGAAAACAACCCTGATGCCTTCACCAGCGATTCTGTG GATCACTTCCAGAGGTTTATCCCATCTGTTGGGGGACATTATGGAGCCGATTCCTATAGATACACTCATAGTGGTGGGAGAATGATGAGTGGTATAACTGTAGGACCATACGGATCCATCAAACTGCAgtatcctcccactcctcctgcaAAGCCTGGAAGCAAAGGTGGAGCTGGAGGAACTAGCACTGGCCACAGCGAGGGATCTGCCGGCAGAGGGGGAGGAGTGGATGGAAGTGGAGGTGGAAATGAGACTGGGGGTGGAAAAG GTGAAAGTAAAAGTGGGAGTGGGAAAGGAAAAGTTTCCCTTCTTAAGACCTACATTTCTCCATGGGAAAGAGCCCTAGGCGTTACCCCACAAGAGAAAAGTGAATTCAGCATTGATTTCTTGTCTAATGGCACCAAAGCTGACCTCTGTCATTATAAATCTTTCAACAG AACTGCAATGCCATATGGGGGATATGAGAAGGCAATCAAATTGATGACCttccaaatgcctgaatttgatGTTGGCCCTTTGGTACCCGAGCCTCTTATTGTATATAATCAAGAAGTCTCCAATCGACCCTCCTTTAACAGGACCCCGATACCCTGGCTGGGGTCGGGAGAACCAACTGAATACAACATTGAGGTGAATGTACCACCGGCAGGTGAAACAGAAGAATTATAG